One segment of Candidatus Methylomirabilota bacterium DNA contains the following:
- a CDS encoding transposase, translated as MTYPQRPRRSVRVRGYDYSAPGAYFVTMCVHEHASLFGEIANAEMRLNSAGQMAWTAWNELPTRFSCVCVDEFIVMPNHIHGIIIVVGAQFIAPSQCIAPDPTPDHAHAASAINQGAMNRAPTLGHVVRAYKATSTRFIRAAVDPGFGWQRNYYEHIIRDETSLNRIREYIQNNPARWAEDPENPDAVRAQ; from the coding sequence ATGACATACCCGCAACGTCCCAGGCGCTCCGTCCGCGTAAGAGGCTACGACTACAGTGCCCCGGGCGCGTATTTCGTCACGATGTGTGTCCACGAACACGCATCGTTGTTTGGCGAGATAGCGAATGCAGAAATGCGGTTGAACAGTGCCGGCCAGATGGCGTGGACGGCGTGGAATGAATTGCCTACCCGATTCTCGTGCGTATGTGTGGACGAGTTTATCGTCATGCCCAACCATATTCACGGGATCATCATCGTGGTAGGGGCGCAATTTATTGCGCCCTCGCAATGCATTGCGCCTGATCCCACGCCCGATCATGCGCATGCGGCCAGCGCGATAAATCAGGGCGCGATGAATCGCGCCCCTACGTTGGGACATGTTGTGCGTGCATATAAGGCAACATCGACTCGATTCATTCGGGCAGCTGTAGATCCGGGGTTTGGTTGGCAACGTAATTATTATGAACACATCATCCGCGACGAGACTTCGTTAAATCGCATCCGGGAATACATCCAAAATAACCCGGCGCGTTGGGCGGAGGATCCCGAAAACCCTGATGCTGTCAGGGCGCAATAA
- a CDS encoding formyl-CoA transferase, giving the protein MAGALDGIRVLDLSRHLAGPYCGMMLGDLGAEVIKIERPGVGDESRHWGPPFFDGESAYYLCCNRNKQSLTLNFKHDRGRAIVRDLAERSDVVIENFRVGVLDKLGLGYADLKAVNPRLVYCSISGFGHTGPDCDLGSYDFLIQARSGLMSITGERDGAPLKVGVAISDVTAGLFACNAILAALLARERTGAGQHLDIALYDSQVACLANIASNYLCSGQIPERWGNTHKSIVPYEAFQAADDYLILAVGNDDQWRQFCVAAGVTAWAEDPRFATNPARVENRETIVPMLQALLRGRTVAEWLHLCAKADVPAGPVNTIDKVFVDPQALARGMLVQMPHPALGTVPLAGTPLNLSATPTQMRLPPPLLGEHTDTILTTLLGLDTDAIADLRRDGVV; this is encoded by the coding sequence GTGGCCGGCGCCCTGGACGGCATTCGCGTCCTCGACCTGTCGCGGCATCTGGCCGGCCCCTACTGCGGGATGATGCTCGGCGATCTGGGGGCAGAGGTCATCAAGATCGAGCGACCGGGCGTCGGTGATGAGTCGCGCCACTGGGGGCCGCCGTTTTTCGACGGTGAGTCGGCCTACTATCTCTGTTGCAACCGCAACAAGCAGAGCCTCACACTGAACTTCAAGCATGATCGCGGCCGTGCCATTGTCCGGGACCTTGCCGAACGCAGCGATGTGGTCATCGAGAACTTCCGCGTCGGCGTCCTGGACAAGCTCGGTCTCGGCTACGCCGACCTGAAGGCCGTGAATCCTCGCCTCGTCTACTGCTCCATTAGCGGCTTCGGCCACACCGGACCTGACTGCGACCTGGGCAGCTACGATTTTCTGATCCAGGCTCGTAGCGGGCTGATGTCGATTACCGGCGAACGGGACGGCGCACCCCTCAAGGTCGGGGTCGCCATTTCGGACGTGACCGCCGGCCTGTTCGCCTGCAACGCGATCCTGGCGGCGCTGTTGGCCCGCGAGCGAACAGGTGCAGGACAACATCTCGACATTGCGCTCTACGATTCGCAGGTCGCCTGCCTGGCAAATATCGCCAGCAACTACCTCTGTTCCGGTCAGATCCCCGAGCGTTGGGGCAACACACACAAGAGTATCGTCCCCTACGAGGCGTTCCAGGCGGCCGATGATTATCTGATCCTGGCTGTCGGCAACGACGACCAGTGGCGGCAGTTCTGTGTTGCAGCGGGCGTGACCGCCTGGGCCGAGGATCCGCGCTTTGCAACCAATCCGGCGCGCGTGGAGAATCGCGAGACCATTGTCCCGATGCTGCAGGCTCTGCTCCGCGGCAGGACGGTTGCCGAGTGGCTGCACCTGTGCGCGAAAGCCGATGTCCCGGCCGGACCGGTCAACACCATCGACAAGGTCTTCGTCGACCCGCAGGCCCTCGCGCGGGGAATGCTGGTCCAGATGCCCCATCCGGCGCTCGGAACCGTCCCGCTGGCCGGGACGCCGCTGAACCTCTCCGCGACACCGACGCAGATGCGTCTGCCGCCCCCGCTCCTGGGCGAGCACACCGACACAATCCTCACGACACTCCTCGGCCTGGACACCGACGCCATCGCCGACTTGCGCCGTGACGGAGTGGTGTGA
- a CDS encoding butyryl-CoA dehydrogenase: MDFTLTPEQEAVREATRQFCRREIVPHLRDWERTERFPADIIPKIAAQGLLGLCIPRRYGGLGLDYVSLGIVSEELERADTAFRVLIAVHLALNSLAIFQWGDETQKQRYLVPQARGEKLAAFALTEPDAGSDVTGIRATARRDGQSYILNGEKTWISLADVADHFLIFAYTDRSAGTRGISAFVVERGFEGVSSSSIHHKLGGRIGNTGSIALQEARVPAENRIGAEGEGLRIALSALDNGRYTVAAGAVGLIEASLEASLTYAGQRSTFGQFIGRHQLIQQKIARMVAGRDIGRLLYYQVGWLKNQGMRCTREVSLAKWVNCRKAFQAADDAIQIHGAYGYSDEFPVERYFRNARGSLIYEGTEEIHQLIQAEYALGYRTDKPLATPLPPYPFAEDA; the protein is encoded by the coding sequence ATGGACTTCACACTAACTCCGGAGCAGGAGGCAGTCCGCGAGGCGACGCGGCAGTTTTGTCGCCGAGAGATCGTGCCGCACCTGCGCGACTGGGAGCGGACCGAGCGGTTCCCGGCCGACATCATCCCCAAGATCGCCGCCCAGGGCCTGCTGGGACTGTGCATCCCTCGTCGCTATGGCGGGTTGGGTCTGGATTACGTCAGCCTCGGCATCGTCAGTGAAGAGTTGGAGCGGGCCGATACCGCCTTCCGCGTGCTGATTGCGGTCCACCTTGCGCTCAACTCACTGGCGATATTTCAGTGGGGCGATGAGACGCAGAAACAGCGCTATCTCGTCCCGCAGGCGCGGGGCGAGAAGCTGGCGGCCTTCGCCCTGACCGAGCCGGATGCCGGCAGCGATGTGACGGGCATTCGGGCGACAGCACGGCGCGACGGCCAATCCTACATCCTGAACGGCGAGAAGACCTGGATCAGCCTGGCTGATGTTGCTGACCACTTCCTGATCTTCGCCTATACCGACCGTTCGGCCGGAACGCGCGGCATCTCAGCGTTCGTCGTTGAGCGCGGCTTCGAGGGGGTCAGCAGCTCCAGCATCCACCACAAGCTGGGCGGGCGGATCGGCAACACCGGCAGCATCGCGCTGCAAGAGGCGCGGGTCCCCGCCGAGAATCGGATCGGCGCAGAGGGCGAGGGGCTCCGGATCGCCCTGAGCGCCTTGGACAACGGCCGCTATACGGTGGCAGCGGGGGCGGTCGGCCTGATAGAGGCATCGTTGGAGGCGAGCCTGACCTACGCCGGGCAACGTTCGACCTTCGGCCAGTTCATCGGCCGACACCAACTGATCCAGCAAAAGATCGCCCGGATGGTCGCGGGCCGCGACATCGGACGATTACTGTACTATCAGGTGGGCTGGCTGAAGAATCAAGGGATGCGATGCACCCGCGAGGTCAGCCTGGCCAAGTGGGTCAACTGCCGCAAGGCCTTCCAGGCCGCCGATGACGCGATCCAGATCCACGGGGCGTACGGCTACAGCGACGAGTTCCCCGTCGAACGCTACTTCCGCAATGCCCGCGGGTCGCTGATCTATGAGGGGACCGAAGAGATCCACCAGTTGATCCAGGCCGAGTACGCCCTGGGCTACCGGACCGACAAGCCTCTTGCCACACCCTTACCCCCGTACCCCTTTGCGGAGGACGCCTAG
- a CDS encoding ergothioneine biosynthesis protein EgtB, protein MPTAIPASQLAQMVTDAHERTIELVHDLADTQLTVPHTDVVNPFLWELGHAAFFYDVFLLRILGSSKFLLEGAENLYDSFKVDHCDRWALPLPGREATVAYKARVLEAVLGRLDAHQPDAEETYLHLLAVLHEDMHGEAFTYMRQTLEYPVPKLTAAEELSGVGDIGGGPLPGDAELPGGIFQLGATPDLPFVFDNEKWAHPVQMASFRIAKAPVTNHEFADFVNDRGYCRRELWSPQGWVWRTKTGVQHPLYWYRGQSGWLRRHFDLFVPLEPHAPVIYVNWYEAEAYCQWAGRRLPTEAEWEMAAAAEPTPDRTGITNRKRRYPWGDEPPMPERANLDARMLGCADVGAFAAGDSAFGCRQMIGNVWEWTASPFYPFPGFIVDSPYKEYSAPWFGYRKVLKGGAWASRSRLVRNTFRNFFLPDRRDVFAGFRTCAL, encoded by the coding sequence ATGCCGACTGCCATTCCCGCCTCTCAGCTTGCCCAGATGGTGACCGACGCCCATGAACGGACCATTGAGCTGGTTCACGATCTGGCGGACACACAACTGACGGTCCCGCACACGGACGTCGTCAATCCGTTCCTCTGGGAACTCGGACATGCCGCCTTCTTCTACGATGTGTTTCTCCTGCGAATCCTCGGTTCGAGCAAGTTTCTACTGGAGGGTGCAGAGAATCTCTATGATTCGTTCAAGGTCGATCACTGCGACCGGTGGGCGCTGCCGCTCCCTGGTCGAGAGGCGACCGTGGCTTACAAAGCCCGGGTACTAGAGGCGGTGCTTGGCCGCCTCGATGCGCATCAACCCGACGCCGAGGAGACCTATCTGCATCTGCTCGCGGTCTTGCACGAGGATATGCATGGAGAGGCCTTCACCTATATGCGGCAGACCCTCGAATACCCCGTTCCGAAGCTCACGGCTGCCGAAGAGCTGTCGGGTGTTGGCGATATCGGTGGCGGGCCGTTGCCTGGGGACGCTGAGTTACCCGGGGGAATCTTTCAACTGGGCGCCACACCCGATCTCCCCTTTGTCTTTGACAATGAAAAATGGGCGCATCCGGTCCAGATGGCGTCATTCAGAATCGCCAAGGCCCCCGTTACCAACCACGAGTTCGCCGACTTCGTAAACGATCGAGGCTATTGTCGACGCGAGCTCTGGAGTCCCCAGGGATGGGTCTGGCGTACCAAGACAGGAGTACAGCACCCGCTCTATTGGTATCGCGGACAGAGCGGCTGGTTGCGGCGTCATTTCGATCTCTTTGTGCCGCTCGAACCGCACGCACCTGTTATCTACGTCAACTGGTATGAGGCGGAGGCCTACTGTCAGTGGGCGGGTCGGCGTCTTCCCACCGAGGCAGAATGGGAGATGGCCGCCGCCGCCGAGCCTACGCCGGACAGGACCGGTATCACCAACCGCAAGCGACGATACCCGTGGGGCGACGAACCCCCGATGCCCGAGCGCGCCAACCTGGATGCGCGGATGTTGGGCTGTGCGGATGTGGGCGCCTTCGCGGCCGGTGACAGCGCCTTTGGCTGCCGCCAGATGATCGGCAATGTCTGGGAGTGGACCGCGTCCCCCTTCTATCCGTTTCCCGGGTTCATCGTCGATTCCCCATACAAGGAATATTCGGCGCCCTGGTTCGGCTATCGCAAGGTCCTGAAAGGGGGGGCGTGGGCTAGCCGATCCCGCCTGGTCCGCAACACCTTTCGCAACTTTTTTCTCCCGGACCGGCGCGACGTATTTGCGGGATTCCGCACCTGCGCCCTATAA
- a CDS encoding adenosine deaminase codes for MTMTDDLGPFIRDLPKAELHVHIEGTLEPELLCEMAGRNGTLLRFRTVEELRNAYHFRSLQSFLDIYYEGTRALRTERDFFELTWTYLERAAQQSIRHTEIFFDPQAHTDRGILFEMIITGIHRALEEAIPRFGISSKLIMCFLRHLGDEAAMHTLEASLPFKDWIVAVGLDSSELNYPPDKFVEVFARARAEGYLTVAHAGEEGPPDYIRQALDLLHVSRIDHGVRCLEDPALVQRLIRERIPLTVCPLSNVKLCVFKSLEDHNLKTLLDLGLCVTVNSDDPAYFGGYLTENLLASQQALRLTRHDLYTLARNAFEASFLSAEEKARLIAELDRFMAAHPD; via the coding sequence ATGACGATGACGGACGACCTGGGACCATTCATTCGTGATCTTCCGAAGGCTGAGTTGCATGTGCACATCGAGGGCACACTGGAACCCGAGCTGCTGTGCGAGATGGCCGGACGCAACGGGACCCTCCTTCGGTTCCGCACGGTGGAGGAGTTGCGCAACGCGTATCACTTTCGCAGCCTTCAATCGTTCCTGGATATCTACTACGAAGGGACTCGGGCGTTACGGACCGAGCGGGACTTCTTTGAGCTGACCTGGACCTATCTTGAGCGTGCGGCGCAACAGTCTATTCGACATACAGAAATCTTCTTTGATCCTCAGGCCCATACGGATCGGGGCATCCTGTTCGAGATGATCATTACAGGTATCCATCGTGCCCTCGAAGAGGCCATCCCGAGATTCGGCATCTCTTCAAAGCTCATCATGTGCTTCCTCCGCCACTTGGGTGACGAGGCGGCAATGCACACCCTCGAGGCCTCGCTTCCCTTCAAAGACTGGATTGTGGCTGTCGGATTAGACTCGTCGGAGCTGAATTATCCTCCCGATAAGTTCGTCGAGGTGTTTGCTCGGGCCAGGGCGGAAGGGTATCTGACCGTTGCCCATGCGGGGGAAGAGGGTCCCCCGGACTATATCCGGCAGGCGCTTGACCTGCTCCATGTGTCGCGAATCGACCATGGCGTCAGGTGCCTTGAGGATCCCGCGCTGGTTCAGCGACTGATCAGAGAAAGAATTCCTCTTACGGTGTGCCCCCTCTCAAACGTCAAGCTCTGCGTCTTCAAGTCACTGGAGGATCATAATCTCAAGACGTTGTTGGACCTCGGATTGTGCGTCACCGTCAATTCCGACGATCCTGCCTACTTCGGCGGCTACCTCACCGAGAACCTCCTCGCTTCACAACAGGCGCTGCGACTCACCCGGCATGATCTCTACACGCTTGCCAGGAACGCCTTTGAAGCAAGCTTCTTGAGCGCCGAGGAGAAAGCGCGCCTTATCGCTGAACTTGACCGCTTTATGGCAGCGCATCCTGATTAA
- a CDS encoding prevent-host-death protein, protein MRFASVAEVKNRLSEYLAQARKKDEPIIVTHHGKPYALIQPISEQDLEGLEWKHLAEERLRTAWEGEEDALYDYL, encoded by the coding sequence ATGCGATTTGCCAGCGTTGCGGAGGTCAAGAACCGGTTGTCTGAGTACTTAGCCCAGGCCAGAAAAAAGGACGAGCCGATCATCGTCACTCACCACGGCAAACCGTATGCCCTGATCCAACCGATTTCGGAGCAAGACCTGGAAGGGCTTGAGTGGAAGCATCTGGCGGAGGAGCGCCTGCGTACCGCCTGGGAAGGGGAGGAGGATGCCCTCTACGACTACCTATAA
- a CDS encoding antibiotic biosynthesis monooxygenase: protein MIVTANRVPITKGYEREFEKRFEQRLGAVDRAPGFIRNEILRPIEGDCYVVMTYWESQEAFEAWVQSESFKQAHANPAPKEMFAGRSQLEMHEVILISEKKP, encoded by the coding sequence ATGATTGTCACGGCCAACAGGGTCCCGATTACGAAGGGATATGAGCGGGAGTTTGAGAAGCGGTTTGAGCAACGCCTTGGCGCGGTTGATCGGGCGCCAGGATTTATCCGCAACGAGATCCTGCGGCCCATCGAAGGCGATTGCTATGTTGTCATGACCTATTGGGAGAGCCAAGAGGCGTTCGAGGCCTGGGTTCAGAGCGAATCGTTCAAGCAGGCCCATGCCAACCCGGCGCCCAAGGAGATGTTCGCAGGTCGGAGCCAGCTCGAAATGCACGAGGTCATCCTGATTTCAGAGAAAAAACCATAG
- the kdsB gene encoding 3-deoxy-manno-octulosonate cytidylyltransferase: MNVQTLHPLTFILSAPRGYPRGGEESFTINPSPPSGGEGEGEGDFHAKRTIVGVIPARLASTRLPGKVLRPICGRPMLHHVFARAGRCGLLDDLIVATDAKEVYDYCVCNRMKVCMTGATHISGTDRIHEVMQSLPADIYVNIQGDEPMIRPGHLEALLQPFLNDAAVQVSTLKTPITADQAHNPNCVKVVTDVDGRALYFSRAAIPYNRDETTEARYFKHLGLYAYTRSALDRFHRLPPSPLEQTEKLEQLRFLEHGIPIQVAETPYDTIGVDTEDDLLLVEQYLRNLDPPEHI, translated from the coding sequence ATGAATGTCCAGACCTTGCACCCCCTCACCTTCATCCTCTCCGCACCCAGAGGGTACCCGCGTGGGGGAGAGGAGTCCTTTACTATTAACCCCTCGCCCCCTTCGGGGGGAGAGGGCGAGGGTGAGGGGGACTTTCACGCGAAGCGAACGATTGTCGGGGTCATTCCGGCACGGCTTGCTTCGACAAGGCTGCCCGGCAAGGTCCTCCGGCCGATCTGTGGCCGACCGATGCTGCATCACGTCTTTGCGCGCGCCGGCCGATGCGGATTATTGGATGATTTGATAGTGGCGACCGATGCGAAGGAGGTATACGACTACTGCGTCTGCAATCGAATGAAGGTCTGCATGACCGGCGCGACCCATATTTCCGGAACCGATCGAATCCATGAGGTGATGCAGTCGTTACCGGCCGATATCTATGTCAATATCCAGGGCGACGAACCGATGATCAGGCCGGGCCACCTTGAGGCCCTCTTGCAACCGTTCCTGAACGATGCAGCCGTCCAGGTCAGTACGCTGAAAACCCCGATTACGGCGGACCAGGCGCACAATCCCAATTGCGTCAAGGTGGTGACGGACGTGGACGGAAGGGCCCTCTACTTCTCCCGCGCCGCCATCCCCTACAACCGGGACGAGACCACCGAGGCTCGCTACTTCAAACACCTCGGCCTCTACGCGTATACGCGATCGGCGCTCGACCGCTTTCACCGGCTCCCACCATCCCCCCTGGAACAGACCGAGAAGCTTGAGCAGCTTCGGTTCCTGGAGCATGGCATCCCAATCCAAGTCGCCGAAACTCCGTACGACACCATCGGAGTGGATACCGAAGACGATCTGTTGCTGGTCGAGCAGTATTTGCGAAACCTTGATCCCCCAGAGCACATCTAA
- a CDS encoding copper oxidase, whose protein sequence is MYLPWNASRVRLAEARHAQNNRLEIVRALSWGQITRRDLLKWGLITVGGLLVPTHGLSPFATSAYAEVPTGFPPSPGFLGLEFTQPMPRFDLLPRRPVTFLNPAPTKEANTTLHRLDPVLVASHPTTGDPNIDNFGPIEGRPPGPIWAHQQWEVFPPKVAIEVAQEGAKANTVYDPGVPSHLNSGIDPTKPFPPRFHPNLPDQGPLAFWTFNGTFPPKLMIGRYGEPILFRHHNRLPYDSTKNGGFGRHTITTHEHNGHHGAENDGFTGAFVYPGQFYDYHYPIVLAGLRSINTDATDPRAGSPDDAGGTVKVAGDWHETMSTHWFHDHMFSFTAQNVYKGMAGMFNIYSALDRGNEAVDDGVNLRLPSGTAKPWGNLDYDVNLMLADKAWDADGQLHFDIFEFDGFLGDVMTVNLVYRPFFEVERRKYRFRILNASVSRFFTTALADASGTAQPMIFIANDGNLLPHPVVVTETDEQGIAERYDIVIDFSRYKVGDRLWLVNLCEHENGKKPSKDLTPAEALSGKSADPCVGRYLEFRIVRDPARPDLSRVPDTLIPNPDLSRIPVARERVFEFNRGANQTTNDPDTTFFGPWGIETDNQGGTLAADFGRISAAPRFGTREIWTLKNGGGGWDHPVHIHFEEGQVLARDGSPGNVPPWETGRKDVYRLRPGGSVTITMQFRDFGGMFMEHCHNTVHEDNAMLLRWEIDDAGGAFLKALPTPIPGPQGVTFMDPDDILPTAF, encoded by the coding sequence ATGTACCTTCCGTGGAACGCATCGCGGGTCCGGCTGGCAGAAGCCCGGCACGCGCAGAATAATCGTCTGGAGATTGTCAGGGCCCTCTCCTGGGGCCAGATCACCCGGCGGGACCTGCTCAAGTGGGGTCTCATCACAGTGGGAGGACTGCTGGTTCCGACGCACGGCCTGAGCCCCTTTGCCACGAGCGCCTACGCCGAGGTCCCCACGGGCTTCCCGCCCAGCCCGGGATTCCTCGGGCTGGAGTTTACCCAACCGATGCCGCGGTTCGATCTCCTGCCGCGGCGCCCGGTTACCTTCCTCAACCCCGCGCCGACAAAGGAGGCGAACACCACCCTCCACCGCCTGGACCCCGTGCTTGTCGCGTCCCATCCCACGACGGGGGACCCGAACATCGACAACTTCGGCCCCATTGAAGGGCGACCTCCTGGCCCGATCTGGGCCCACCAGCAATGGGAGGTATTCCCGCCCAAGGTGGCGATAGAGGTTGCGCAGGAGGGGGCCAAGGCCAACACCGTGTACGATCCGGGGGTCCCGTCTCACCTCAACTCCGGCATCGACCCGACGAAGCCCTTTCCCCCGCGCTTCCACCCCAACCTGCCGGACCAGGGGCCGCTGGCGTTCTGGACCTTCAATGGGACCTTCCCACCCAAGCTCATGATCGGGCGGTACGGTGAGCCGATCCTGTTCCGCCATCACAATAGACTTCCGTATGACTCGACCAAGAACGGGGGCTTCGGACGCCACACCATCACCACCCACGAGCATAACGGGCACCACGGGGCGGAAAATGACGGCTTCACGGGAGCCTTTGTCTACCCCGGCCAGTTCTACGACTACCACTATCCGATCGTCCTGGCGGGGCTTCGTAGCATCAACACCGACGCCACCGATCCCAGGGCCGGCAGCCCCGACGATGCTGGGGGGACCGTGAAGGTCGCGGGCGACTGGCACGAGACCATGAGCACCCACTGGTTCCACGACCACATGTTCAGCTTCACCGCCCAGAACGTGTACAAGGGCATGGCCGGGATGTTCAACATCTATAGCGCCCTGGATCGCGGCAACGAGGCCGTCGATGACGGGGTCAACCTCCGGCTCCCCAGCGGCACCGCCAAGCCGTGGGGCAACCTCGATTACGACGTCAACCTGATGCTGGCCGACAAGGCCTGGGACGCCGACGGGCAGCTTCACTTCGATATCTTCGAGTTCGACGGGTTCCTGGGGGACGTGATGACGGTCAACCTCGTCTACAGGCCGTTCTTTGAGGTGGAGCGCAGAAAGTACCGCTTCCGGATCCTCAACGCCAGCGTCTCGCGCTTCTTCACGACCGCCCTCGCCGACGCCTCAGGGACGGCGCAGCCGATGATCTTCATCGCTAACGACGGCAACCTGCTGCCGCACCCGGTGGTCGTGACGGAGACCGACGAGCAGGGAATCGCCGAGCGATACGACATCGTCATCGACTTCTCCCGCTACAAGGTGGGGGACAGACTGTGGCTGGTGAACCTCTGCGAGCACGAGAACGGCAAGAAGCCGTCTAAGGACCTGACGCCGGCCGAGGCCCTTTCCGGGAAGTCGGCCGATCCCTGCGTGGGGAGGTATCTGGAGTTCCGGATCGTGCGGGATCCGGCCAGGCCCGACCTGAGCCGCGTGCCGGACACCCTGATCCCGAACCCCGACCTGTCCCGGATCCCGGTGGCGCGGGAGCGGGTCTTCGAGTTCAACCGGGGCGCCAACCAGACCACCAACGACCCGGACACGACGTTTTTCGGTCCTTGGGGGATCGAGACGGATAATCAGGGGGGAACGCTCGCCGCGGACTTCGGGCGGATCTCGGCGGCGCCGCGATTCGGCACCCGCGAGATCTGGACCCTGAAGAACGGCGGCGGGGGCTGGGACCACCCGGTCCACATCCACTTTGAGGAAGGGCAGGTCCTGGCCCGGGACGGCAGCCCCGGGAACGTACCCCCCTGGGAGACGGGGCGCAAGGATGTCTATCGCCTCCGTCCCGGCGGCAGCGTCACCATCACCATGCAGTTCCGCGACTTCGGCGGGATGTTCATGGAGCATTGCCATAATACTGTCCACGAGGACAACGCCATGCTGCTGCGGTGGGAGATCGACGATGCCGGCGGCGCGTTCCTGAAGGCGCTCCCAACCCCGATCCCGGGGCCGCAGGGCGTAACGTTCATGGACCCGGACGATATCCTCCCAACCGCCTTCTGA
- a CDS encoding ChrB protein produces the protein MAQEARYKWLVLIYTLPPGAGSSRVRIWRKLKKLGAVSFRNAVYLLPFGEERYEIAQWLCQEIQRAQGEATLLKVEQIENLADNEVAELFRRARNEDYAELLKGGEAWLECLHALPRESVTPEAVALADELKVLEKQLAELQEIDYFRAPTRQEVEGLLRRCHAMLRDLLGGRKGAPTRTSTTLRAEAFRGKTWVTRPRPHVDRMASAWLIRRFIDPQATFAFATKPDTIKGAIPFDYPKVEFGHQGEDCTFETLLTRFGLEDSALQALAEIVHDADLKDAKFGRDETKGIEAVLKGLAPTIPDDQALLAEGLRLFDAIYASFGGHARPHRTDPTNKQVQK, from the coding sequence ATGGCGCAAGAAGCACGCTACAAATGGTTGGTGCTGATCTACACCCTTCCGCCTGGGGCGGGCAGCAGCCGGGTGAGGATCTGGCGGAAGCTGAAGAAGCTCGGGGCGGTTTCCTTCCGGAACGCTGTCTATCTGCTTCCCTTCGGCGAGGAACGATACGAGATCGCCCAGTGGCTCTGCCAGGAGATCCAGCGGGCCCAGGGGGAGGCGACCCTCCTCAAGGTAGAGCAGATCGAGAACCTCGCTGACAACGAGGTGGCCGAACTGTTCAGGCGCGCTCGCAACGAGGACTATGCCGAGCTGTTGAAGGGCGGCGAGGCATGGCTGGAGTGCCTGCACGCCCTACCACGGGAAAGTGTCACTCCGGAGGCGGTGGCGCTTGCGGACGAGTTGAAGGTCCTGGAGAAACAGTTAGCTGAGCTACAGGAGATCGACTACTTCCGCGCGCCGACCAGGCAGGAGGTCGAAGGACTCCTCAGGCGGTGCCACGCCATGCTTCGGGATCTGCTGGGGGGAAGGAAGGGCGCGCCTACGAGGACATCCACGACGCTGAGGGCAGAGGCGTTTCGAGGCAAGACGTGGGTTACCCGTCCTCGGCCGCATGTGGATCGGATGGCGTCAGCTTGGCTCATCCGGCGCTTCATCGACCCGCAGGCTACATTCGCGTTCGCCACGAAGCCGGACACAATCAAAGGGGCCATCCCATTCGACTATCCCAAAGTCGAGTTCGGCCACCAGGGTGAAGACTGCACCTTCGAGACCCTGCTCACACGGTTCGGATTGGAAGACAGCGCGTTGCAGGCGCTGGCGGAGATCGTCCACGACGCCGATCTGAAGGATGCCAAGTTCGGTCGGGATGAGACCAAGGGAATAGAAGCCGTCCTCAAGGGACTGGCCCCGACGATCCCCGACGATCAGGCGCTGCTGGCCGAGGGGCTTCGTCTCTTTGACGCCATTTATGCGAGCTTCGGCGGGCACGCGCGACCGCATCGCACAGATCCAACGAACAAACAGGTCCAGAAGTGA